A single bacterium DNA region contains:
- the lat gene encoding L-lysine 6-transaminase — translation MRKGYLTKEDVNKITPQQVHEIIGRTMQIEGFPIVADLKKSHGMYLYDARYDKYYLDFFSFFASWALGHNHPKMEDPEFVEKIAFIARHKPSNSDIYTVEMAQFVATFERVAMPAEFSHLFFISGGALAVENALKTAFDWKVRKNIAAGKGEKGYKVIYFREAFHGRTGYTVSMTNTFDPNKTKFFPKFDWYRIDNPKLTFPLNEENLRKVEEAEKSAIEQIESILSRDADDIAAIIIEPIQGEGGDNHFRGEFFKGLRELADRYDVMLIFDEVQTGVGLTGKFWAYQHFDVIPDIISFGKKTQVCGIMVTSRVDEVKENVFNVPSRINSTWGGNLVDMVRSQRILEIIEEDNLVDNAAKVGEYLLSKLNELGDDFPKLLSNIRGRGLMCAFDLPDTQLRDKLRLKAFEKGLIVLPCGEKSIRFRPPLTCTNEEVDKMAAIMYECLKELET, via the coding sequence ATGAGAAAAGGATACCTTACTAAGGAAGATGTGAATAAAATAACGCCGCAGCAGGTTCATGAGATTATTGGTAGAACTATGCAGATAGAAGGTTTCCCGATAGTTGCAGACCTTAAGAAAAGCCACGGCATGTATCTTTACGATGCTCGATACGACAAGTATTACCTTGACTTTTTCAGTTTCTTCGCATCCTGGGCACTTGGGCATAATCATCCCAAAATGGAAGACCCGGAATTCGTCGAGAAAATAGCGTTCATAGCGAGGCATAAACCGTCAAATTCCGACATTTACACGGTGGAGATGGCGCAGTTTGTTGCTACTTTCGAGCGAGTGGCTATGCCTGCTGAATTCAGTCATCTTTTCTTCATATCTGGAGGTGCTCTTGCCGTTGAGAATGCACTAAAAACTGCCTTCGACTGGAAAGTTCGAAAAAATATTGCTGCTGGCAAAGGTGAGAAGGGATACAAAGTAATATACTTCAGGGAGGCGTTCCATGGCAGAACGGGTTATACGGTTTCTATGACTAATACTTTTGACCCTAATAAAACAAAGTTTTTCCCGAAATTCGACTGGTATAGAATTGACAATCCTAAACTGACTTTCCCGCTAAATGAGGAGAATCTTAGAAAGGTTGAGGAAGCCGAAAAGAGCGCCATTGAGCAAATAGAGTCAATACTTTCACGCGATGCCGACGATATCGCTGCGATTATAATAGAACCTATTCAGGGAGAAGGTGGCGATAATCATTTCCGAGGCGAATTTTTCAAGGGTTTAAGAGAACTTGCGGATAGATATGATGTTATGCTGATATTCGACGAGGTTCAAACAGGCGTTGGTTTGACCGGAAAATTCTGGGCTTATCAGCACTTTGATGTAATACCCGACATAATATCTTTCGGGAAAAAGACGCAGGTATGCGGGATAATGGTTACCTCGCGCGTTGATGAAGTGAAAGAAAATGTGTTCAATGTTCCCTCAAGAATCAACTCTACATGGGGCGGAAATCTTGTGGACATGGTTCGTTCACAGAGGATACTTGAGATAATAGAGGAAGATAATTTAGTGGACAATGCGGCAAAAGTCGGCGAATACTTGCTTTCCAAGCTGAACGAGCTTGGCGATGATTTCCCAAAATTGCTTTCCAATATACGCGGCAGAGGACTTATGTGCGCTTTCGATTTGCCAGATACCCAATTGCGCGATAAACTTCGTCTAAAAGCCTTTGAGAAAGGACTTATTGTGCTACCGTGCGGTGAGAAATCGATAAGATTCCGTCCACCTCTGACATGTACAAACGAGGAAGTCGATAAAATGGCTGCGATAATGTACGAGTGCCTGAAAGAACTGGAAACCTAA